The region TGCTTCTTGTATTTTCATTAATTTGAACCCGTTGTAAATCATAGCCAAGAGATACTTTTCCTTCTGTTACAATAAGGCTTTGTTGTTGGGTAAATGGTAAAGAAAAATCATACAGCTTTATACCTTGCGATTCAAAACGGTGAATTTGAGAAATTTGAATTTCCACAACACTCAACTTCAATACATCTTTTACCCAAACTTTCATATCAAACGGTTTGTGTTCAATTTTATCATGCTTAGAAAACAGCTTATAACTTAGAAATACTGAACTTCCAGCTACACACAACATGATAAGTCCATAAATGATTATTTTTTTGAATATACCCATGAGACTATGATATCACAGCTACATGGAAAAAATCATCCACTGTCAAAAACTTAAAAAAAATTTACCTGCTCTACCAGAAGCACCTCTACCGGGTGATTTTGGCCAAAAAGTTTTAAACCATATTTCTGCGCAAGCGTGGGATATGTGGATAGAAGAACAAACCAAGCTGATCAATGAGAATAAGTTGCAGCTATTCAAAAAAGAAGCACGTGAACTTCTACTAACAAAAGCAGAAGAATTTTTATTTTCAGAAGCAGAATAAATAATTCGTATAATATTTATTGCAATAAAGAATCCACAACCTCTTGTATCCCTGAACGAGTAATTCTACCTTGATATTCTCTACCATTGATAAAAATAGTTGGGGTGTGGCTAATATTCATTCTTTCTCCCTCTGCCACATCGTTTTTAACCACATCATAGGCTGCTGAGGATTGAACACATTGTTTAAAGCTATCCATATTCAAACCAAGTTTTTTTGCATAATCTTCAAAAACCTTACTGTCTAAATTATGTTGATTGGCAAAAACAAGGTCATGGTAGGCCCAAAATTGGTCTTGTTCAGCCGCACATAATGAAGAAACCGCAGCTTGACAAGCTTGTAAATGGCCTCTTCCTGCCGGAACTTTTGCATTACACTTTGAATCCAATGGATAGAATTTGTATACCAATTTTATTTTACCTTTAGATTCCCTTGCTATGCTCTTAAGTAATGTTCCCGCTTGCTTGCATCCAGGGCACTGAAAATCACTATATTTTACGATTGTTATGGGGGCATTTATTTGACCCAATGTTCTTTGACTTAATACTCCGCTGAGTTCTATTTGATTTACTTTCTCAGTAATCCCATGTTGCTCTTTAAATAAAAACAGTTTTGCAAACAGCAACATAAAAATTGCGCCTAGCACACTGTAAAAAAAATATTTTGAAGCAAGGGTTAGCTGTATTTTTTCTGATAGACTTTTAGTATTGGAAGATAGTTTTTTCCAAAAAACAAACATAGCAATGCTAGAGATATAAAAAATTGTACAATACAAACAAAAAGATTTGATAATAAACACAGTGATTGCCGCAAAATACAGCATGGCACCCACAGATAGCCAAATCATGATGCTTATAAAACTCTCTATGACTTCTTTACGGTTACTCTCTAAAGATTTTTGCCACAGATAAAACATAACAGCAATGATGCTAAATACCAAAACTGCAAAATATGAAACCGGAATAGAAAACCATTGTGAATAGGTAGGATGATTGATGGCTGAGCAATTGATTAAAGAATTAACCGAACAGCCGGATTGCAAGCTTTTATTCAGGTGCATTCCCACCAGCCACAAAGAATCTAGAAAGCCTATACCACAGGCAACAATAAACCCCCAGACTGCATATTTATTTTGCTTCACAGTTTAAACCCTTTCTCCTTTATGACTTAAGTTGATGACTATATGGTTTTTTAAAAAAAACATAGCCCCAAGCCAACAAACAAAAAACACAGGCTGTCAACGATACATAATGTGCCGGGGTTAAACCAAAATAGCGCGCATCCGGCATAAAACTAAGGCCTGTATCTTGCGCTCTAAGAAACTCTAAAAAAAACCTGCCTGGCGCATAAAGACTTAAAACAATCAAAGAATCTTGCCCCCAAAATGCTGGTTTTTTTTTGGTTTTGTTGGTTTTGATTAACATGACAATAAATATAAACAACCAGAGCAACATTTCATAAAAGCCTAAATCATGTCTTGCACCCCCTGGAAATTGAACTGCAAGAAAAAAATCAGATAAATTTCCTGGATGATCATGTGCAATAAAACAACCCATACGGCCAAAAAAGAAGCCTAAACAGCCGCCAAAAAATAACATGTCCACATAAGGTAAAACGGGTTTATTTTTACGCTTTAAGAATACAACCAATGCAATGGTTACTGTAATAATCCCACCATATGAAGATAAACCAGACCAAAACTTTAGTAAATTGATAGGATTTTTTAATAATTCTGGTTCATAAAAAAACACATGAAAAAGATGCGCTCCAAAAATACCAAAAATAATAGCAATCAAGGACGCATCTGAAACAATTTCCTGACTTAATTTTAAATTTTTTGCTCTTAGCATGGCCAATTGGGTGGCTGCAAAAAAACCTATTGCAACCAAAAGTCCAAATGCATGGAACTCTAAACCTAATATTTTAAGCGGCGGAATTGTAAAAAATGGAATCATACAAGCTTAATATCATACTGATGAAAATTGATCGAGATCATTATCAATAGAATTGTCATTTGAGCTTAAAGCCTTAATATAATAATCAATACTCCTGTATTGGTTATTTTTTTCATACACTTTCTCAAAACAAGCCTTGGCTTCTACCTTTTGCTGCATTTGAAAGTATATTTTACCCAATTCATAATTTAAACCCAAAAAGTCTGATGAGCTAGAATCTACATTTTTTAAGCACCGTTGATAAATGCTTACAGCCTTATCCAATGCATTGCTTTGCACATAACAGCTGGCAATAAGATTTTGGCTTCTATAAAAATATTTATCGCCTTTAGCGGCAATATTAAAGCACTCAAGGGCATCATCTAGCATATTCATTTCTTTATAGGCCACACCCAAATAATAGTAAGTTTCATAATCATCTTGACCTATAGTTTTTTGAACACCCTTTTTAAACTCTGCTAGAACCTCATCATACTCTAAGTATAGTTTTGCATGGCTGGTTCTTGCAAAATTTTCAAGCTCAAGATCCAGCTTCCCTATTTCTTCCTCTAAAGCTTCATGCAAATCGAACATAT is a window of Oligoflexia bacterium DNA encoding:
- a CDS encoding DUF4230 domain-containing protein → MLCVAGSSVFLSYKLFSKHDKIEHKPFDMKVWVKDVLKLSVVEIQISQIHRFESQGIKLYDFSLPFTQQQSLIVTEGKVSLGYDLQRVQINENTRSIEVVLPEMTVQSIDLDFNFISETDPLLNRITPSMRNKMLADIKQQVSQSVRENYKEKIQSKDEMILKLLQKVSSKEVSIKKGDLD
- a CDS encoding oxidative damage protection protein translates to MEKIIHCQKLKKNLPALPEAPLPGDFGQKVLNHISAQAWDMWIEEQTKLINENKLQLFKKEARELLLTKAEEFLFSEAE
- a CDS encoding thioredoxin domain-containing protein, whose protein sequence is MKQNKYAVWGFIVACGIGFLDSLWLVGMHLNKSLQSGCSVNSLINCSAINHPTYSQWFSIPVSYFAVLVFSIIAVMFYLWQKSLESNRKEVIESFISIMIWLSVGAMLYFAAITVFIIKSFCLYCTIFYISSIAMFVFWKKLSSNTKSLSEKIQLTLASKYFFYSVLGAIFMLLFAKLFLFKEQHGITEKVNQIELSGVLSQRTLGQINAPITIVKYSDFQCPGCKQAGTLLKSIARESKGKIKLVYKFYPLDSKCNAKVPAGRGHLQACQAAVSSLCAAEQDQFWAYHDLVFANQHNLDSKVFEDYAKKLGLNMDSFKQCVQSSAAYDVVKNDVAEGERMNISHTPTIFINGREYQGRITRSGIQEVVDSLLQ
- a CDS encoding prolipoprotein diacylglyceryl transferase: MIPFFTIPPLKILGLEFHAFGLLVAIGFFAATQLAMLRAKNLKLSQEIVSDASLIAIIFGIFGAHLFHVFFYEPELLKNPINLLKFWSGLSSYGGIITVTIALVVFLKRKNKPVLPYVDMLFFGGCLGFFFGRMGCFIAHDHPGNLSDFFLAVQFPGGARHDLGFYEMLLWLFIFIVMLIKTNKTKKKPAFWGQDSLIVLSLYAPGRFFLEFLRAQDTGLSFMPDARYFGLTPAHYVSLTACVFCLLAWGYVFFKKPYSHQLKS